A genomic region of Homalodisca vitripennis isolate AUS2020 chromosome 5, UT_GWSS_2.1, whole genome shotgun sequence contains the following coding sequences:
- the LOC124362981 gene encoding pre-mRNA-splicing regulator female-lethal(2)D isoform X2, which translates to MAALRETEDRLRQQHADLLLREKVLVRRLAAKEQEMQEYAGQLSELKAREAPGVSALRSALLDPAVNLLLQKLRQELAATRTRVEETQNELSAWKFTPDSNTGKRLMAKCRLLYQENEELGRVIASGRVAKLEGELALQKSFSEEVKKSQSELDEFLQDLDEDVEGMQSTIYYLQQELRKAKDTLAAYEQERKAGTANGKSACNGDSGSETHASPPPPPPRRRTSSEDSDDLPLIKKVRRDSELSVHYSDEEVGGGLTNGESSAK; encoded by the exons ATGGCGGCACTGCGGGAGACAGAAGACAGGCTGAGACAGCAACATGCGGACCTGCTGCTGCGGGAGAAAGTGTTGGTCAGACGGTTGGCAGCCAAGGAGCAGGAGATGCAGGAATATgcg GGCCAGTTGTCTGAATTGAAGGCCAGGGAGGCTCCGGGAGTATCGGCACTCAGATCTGCACTGTTGGACCCGGCAGTCAACTTGCTACTGCAGAAGCTAAGGCAGGAGTTGGCAGCCACTCGCACTCGTGTGGAGGAGACCCAGAACGAACTCAGTGCCTGGAAGTTCACCCCCGACAG CAACACAGGCAAGCGGCTGATGGCCAAGTGTCGTCTGTTGTACCAGGAGAATGAGGAGCTCGGCCGCGTGATTGCTAGTGGCCGTGTGGCCAAGCTGGAGGGAGAACTGGCTCTACAGAAGAGCTTCAGTGAAGAAGTCAAGAAGTCTCAGTCAG AGTTGGACGAGTTTCTGCAAGACCTGGATGAGGATGTGGAGGGAATGCAGAGCACCATTTACTACTTGCAGCAGGAGCTGCGCAAGGCCAAGGACACTTTGGCTGCGTACGAGCAGGAGCGTAAAGCTGGGACAGCCAACGGCAAGTCAGCATGTAATGGTGATTCGGGCAGTGAGACACATGCGTCGCCACCGCCACCACCACCGCGTAGACGGACCAGTAGTGAGGACAGTGACGATTTGCCCCTCATCAAGAAAGTGCGGAGGGACTCTGAGTTATCGGTTCATTACAGTGACGAGGAAGTTGGTGGTGGCTTGACTAACGGTGAATCTTCTGCTAAGTAA